The DNA region gaaaattttaaaaaacaaaaaaggtcTTCTAAAAACTTTGATCTACATTGATCATATGGTTTTCTCAGGATAATAAGTTTcgttttaaaatcaaaaaatcgAAGAATTACGTGGAAAAATTCGTAATCATTCAAATATCATATTGGTAATTCAGTTTTATGCTCCGAGTTTATTTCAGAGCGTCACAAACGTTCTTATGAGCTTGTAATTTTTCACCTTGAACATTGGTAAAACTGTTTTATGGACAGCTTGAGCCCTTAAAATTTTCAAAGTGCCCAAGCCAAAATATATGTTTCCGGAACATTAGTCCTAAAACAAACAACCGTTGATTTACCCTTAGAATCGATCGATGTGTGGCAGCAAATAGGATATttggaaaaaatttaaagaCGGTTGCTTAAATTCATTATTTAATACGATAATTTTTCGAAAGCTAAAAAAGCGGTTTTAATAATGGAAGCTAAAAAGAGTGTGGAATTTCTTAAATTGTAGAAAATTTCATAATCGAGGGGGTCACATAATTCTCATCCAAGCATAGGCTTGTAGAATTTGTATTGAAGAAGAATTGTTTGTCTTaggaatacaaaaatatatagatcAGTAAAACGTAAACCAAACTATCCTATGTGCATCAATATAAGTTTTACACGACTAAAGTGATTTCTGTAGGGTAAATTTGATCTTTTCAAACATCTGCTGTCGTGTCggtatacatatgtatgtatgaagTATATACATTTAAGGAACACAAGTTGTTTTTTCCGGAGTATATTTAGTTTGTTAGGCTTTCTGTTAGAAACCTATACATAACTTAGCTTAAAATGTATATTCATTTAAAGAAAGTTTTTCTACAATCTTCTTTAAGCACTAAAATGTAGGCTCGATAGAAATTTGCACGatttttttagttatttaAATTAGAGTGAATAAAAGCATTTAATCTTTAAATGAATATGTAATTTAATTGTGTTTAAGGGTTAAGTACTGTAGCGGGAGTATATTTTGAGAGTCTAGTCGCGGTCACActaaaatttcattattttgGAATTGCGATCAGCAACCATCTGTTGCACAAAAAGCGCCAACAGGTTCGAGCCGGTTTGACAGGGATAGCAAGGACTGATCCATGGTCAGCCAGGATGGCCTACGAGCGACGCCTCCGATCGCAGAACCTCGTGCATCTGCTCCAGAACCGCGAGTCCGGATACACCTGCGCGGGCAGTCAGCTGGGCAGGATGCCCCGGTTGGCCTACGAACGCCCCTTCTACAAGTGCATCACGCCCTGCTTGACCATTGACTCGATCTCGATTCCGCCGGTATACCTGCGCAAGTTCACGCCGGATGGCAGCAAACTGCTGGCCTTCTCGCAGGATCAGCGCAGCCTGCACATCTACCGCTACAGGGGATTCAGCAGTGCGGCGGTGGGCGAACTGATCCGCCAGGCGGACGTGGGCAGTGGCGAGTGCTTCAGCAGCCAGGACAGCGCCCTCAAGAGCACGATCTTTGAACGCCTGTTCGCCACCAAGGAGGCACTGAGTCTGCGACTGTGCCAAGGCGACTACAGCCTCTACTATCTGCACCGGGAGTTTAGTGTGTTCCTGGAGGAGGGCCGGTATGTCCTGCTGGCAGCCATGTCCGTGCTGCGTAGTGCTCTGCCCTTCGACGACTACGTCCGGTATCCAGATCTCTTCGACAAACTGGACGCCTTCTCCTATGTGTTCTTCGTCGTGGATCTGAAACTGGGCGTGGTAACCGACAGGCTCCTCCTGGCGCACGACTCCATCGTGATTGCCCACAATCATGGCATTTCAGTCTTTGGCTCCAAGGTGGCGATCATGTCGCGGCTGCATCAGTGCATCTACGTCTACTCTGTGGCAGAGGGCAAGTTCCACAAGCAGGAAACGATTGGCCCCCGACCGCGAAACTTTATCGAGAAGGCTCCCACCAGTATTGAAAACCTGGATGCGACCACGGTTCTGCCCATTACGCACATTAAACAGCGCGTTCTTAGCTTCCTTTACCGCCAAATTGACCTCAATAGCCCCAGTGCCAAGGAAAAACTTAAGGAGTTTTACAAAAACTTTGAGTTTGTAAGTCATATGGTTATAAGTTTAGATTTTTACGTATTCGAAAATGTCCCAAAAATATCTTTTAACCGTTATTTTAGTGATCCTGAAATCCTCAAGACATTTTTAAACAccttaattaaaatgaaaactgCATTTAAGTAGAAAACCATATCTAACAAGTTTCCTTCATTAGGTTGAGCACATGATTATGGAGAGAATGCAACTGGTAAACAAGGAACTTCTCCTTTTGCGCTACGAAGAACGTCCAAAAGACAGCGATACCATGCCAATGGCCCAATCACCCCGCCGCTTGTATGTGTTCTACACGATATCTGCCGAGGAAGTAGTTGGTGTGTATCCAGATTATTCTGTCGACCTGCTGCAAATCATACTGCAGTTCTACGATGAGATGAGCAATGTACGATCGCTGCAAACCGGAGACGCGCCCTCACTGCCCCTGCATTTCTTCCTTAAACAAAACTTCGTGGACGCCAACGACTCGATTCTCTTCGTCCGACATGCGGCGTTGCGATTTAACCCCAGCGTTCCCGTAAGCTCCCAGAGCCTCTCGCCATCTCCTTATCTGAGGTTCAACGAATTCAGCTTCGACGATCGGCACGTATCGCCCCTGGAGCGACCCAATCCCTGCTCCGCCGAACCCATTGTCTTCCGAGATCGGACCACACAGTCGGTCAAGTTCAGGCTGCACGCCACGGCGCGCAGGCAAATCAACTCTTTGGCACCTCGGGAACTGTGCGCCTTTATTTGGCATCCGTTCGAGCCGCTAGTACTCagcattcagaaatgcatgaACAGCTACGCCTACCATGTGCATTTGTACAATCACGGCACGGTAGTGGAGCAGGCAAGTGCCTAATATGccttatatatttaagtagaATACTGTATAGtatcttttatattatattgaTAGTATATGTGATATGTTTACCGACATTTGATAAAGACAttaatttgttgtttttggaATAGAGAAACTTATCTGTTATTTGGGAGTGCAGCAAAACATTtgttcgattttattttactcAGGATCTTTAATAACCAAATTATCTATCCTTAAAAGGTAAATGAaacaattacatttttttcttatttgtatTGAATGTTCAAAAGGTCTATGCCGAGGTTGAGTGGTGACCATCCTCGTTGTATTCCTTGTTGACTTTAAGGGAATGATTGATAACGCTTGAGCCGCCTGGAGGATAGTTTGACGAAGGACCTGTTCCTTGGCCAGGCGCCGGCTGCTGAGGCTGATTTGGCGAATTTGGGTTATAGCCTGGGTTCTGTCCAGTCCCAGCCTGGGGATAACCCGGCGGTGGAGGTGGTGGAACTAGGGTGTACGGATTGAAGCCGGGAATGGGTGGGTAGCCGGGCGATGGGTAGGCGTGCATGGCGGAAGGTAGGTACTGTGGATACTGCGGATTCGGCGGTGGGTAAGGGTATGGATAGGGGTTGTACTGATACGGCTGCCCATAGCCGAAGGGCATGGGATATGCAGGATAATTGTACTTGTGCTCGGTAGTCGTATACTTGTTTTTGTGCTTGCTCTccccgctgctgctgctttcgCTGCTATCACTGTCCGCCCGGACCCCGCCGTACTGGCATACCAGTACCAGGAGGACTCCAATCGCAGCCCTGTTCTTCATTGTTTCGGTTAACCGCAAGACGTTCGAATAATCAGAGCTCACGGGTTTGACTAAATCTTAGACAAGAAAATACCTTGTCCGTTTAGACAATCCAAACAGCCAGCGCGTGCGTTGTTTTTTGATAAGTAGACAAAAACATACAAATCCGACAAGGTTGCAGCCGAGTCTGCTAAACTAATTCCCTGTAAAATGTCCATATTTTGGAAACTGTTTTTTAGTAATTATAAACAGATCGGTGTATTTTTTGTCTACCTAAATGgagtattaataaaaattttttttatataagaGTTGAAATTTAATATCATAATCATGTTAACAACTAAATGGCGATTCAAAGTATACCTATTTTGTAATTGTTAGGAACTGGAAATTATTTGCGTAGCTTCTAGGTGTCGGAACAACCGCATTTCCTCTAGGTTTGTGTTACTTAATAGACAGAGGCTGTGCGGTTATCAACTTGACCATTTGACGgaaattaaacaaaacaatacaTACGAATAATCCTAATAGGCGACAATGAAGCTCTGAAAATTTAACCATATACAATTTAAAACGTAGTGTTAATCATAACTGAGATATAAATAAAGTAATAAATAGGTTTTGTGCAAATGGGATGAACAAGATAAGCCGTATTATCTTCTTGTTGAGTCAACAAACCGGATGCTGCTGTAAATGTACACACGAATTAGGTTCTCTTTCTCCAATCAAAACAGACTGGTTATAAATAACTTTTGAAAGATAAGGTTTTGGGAAATACCCTATGTATTTCTCGATGGTCGTAAttgtaaaatgtatatttGAAAGAATATGTTAAATAAACATTAGGCTCAACCCTAATCAATTTGAGGGTTGactaacaaatattttcttgtttactaAAAAGGTAATTTAATCCCCGAGTCGAGGTTATTCGTTGTGTTCCCGTTTTTTATTCGATatataacttatcaaactaaTAAATTGGTGGTTTTGTTTAGTTTTCTCCGTTTTTGGTGGCAGCTGCTGAAGCCTTAAGGCGATTTTCTTTGACCAGCTTGCGCCATTCCAGCCACTTGGTCAGCTCGGGCTGCTCGCTGCTGCCGCCCTGCTGCTCCAGCTGCATGTAGTAGGCCTCGCGTAAGATCTTGAAGGCTTGGATGCTGTAGTATGGCTGCTGGGTGACCGGATCGAAGTAGCGGGCTGGGAGTCTGGTAATCGGACAGATCCCATTGCTGACTTTGGGTGGCGGTTTGTGCCGGAAGATATTCTGGAACACCTTGTCGTTGAAATCGTTCTCGACAATGACGAATGTGCGTTCACATTTTCCGCCGGGATCCTTTGAATCGATTGGAAGATTGGCTCCTCGAGTGGGCTTTCGCGTGGCGGGCATGGTCAGTGAATGGTACCGTATCGTTGGTCCTGTGAACGTGCGCTTGGTGGGTCGCGATTTTTTTTTCTCCAGCTCCATTTTTTGGAACTTTTCTGCAAGTTCAAAAGGAAAATGTCTTATGATTGTTTCAACAAACGCTTTGGGTACCCACCCAGAGATTTAATGTTCTCCTCTTCTGTTATTTTGGCCTCCTCCAGCAGCTCCTCCTGCGTGGGCATGCAGTCCTCCACACGCACCTTCTTCTTCTTGCGCTTGCGGGCATCGTCCAACTCCTTGAGGCGGATTTTCGTGGCCTGCGTCTTGATGGCCGTCGAAGTACGAATGGATTTGCGGCCAGAGTCAAGGACTGTGAAACGAGGACGCACCCGTCGCTTAGTCACCccaccactacctcgtttttTGTTTGAGGCTGGTACGGCCTTTGATTCCTTCTTGACTGCCGGTTTGGTTtcctaaaaatatttcattattattataattttccaAATTTTCCTTAATGGGTCAAAAGGGATTCACAcgataaaatacatttttttttatcaaaaacaTTAAGAACTTAGCTAATGGGGGTTTTGTTTTGCAAGATCTGGGTCAGTTTAACTAAATATTCTGTTATTCGGGGATATTAAAATCCTTACATCAATACAAAATCAAAATACGCCCGAGGAGGGACAAACAGAGCAacaaatataacaattatacTTGTATGACTTTGCTGAAAAATGGTATTTGGTAGGAGAGTTTAGCTgcaatcaatttaaaaatatttaagaatgtTTTAAACGTTTGTACCCTTGTAATTTGATAAGAGCGTGCAATTTTAAGATTGTGGAACCTTGATAAAGAAGTGTTTTGAGAGTGAGTGGCACCTTGTAAGCCTTCGTGTTGACTCCACCGCGTTTCCGCTTTCTTTCGGGCGCCTCTTCCTGGTCTGAAACGAGCTCATCCTGCTCATCGATACTGAAGTCCGAGTCCACCACATCCTCCTCTTCGTCCTTCTGTCTGAGGAAAGGATATCGAATGATTTTACATGTTCGAATTTCTCAATTAAAGCAAGACTCACTCGTATTCCTTGTCCTCTTCTTCTTCCTGAAAGCCGCCATAGGACGTTTTGTAAAAgtcgtcctcctcctcttcgTTCAGTAGGTGGGCTATTTTGTTGCCGGCATTGTTGCGCCGGGAGCGTGAAGCAGCCATTTGTTTGGTCTTATACTTTATAAAACCGTTCTTAACGCAGCAAAtgaataaaatttaagaatTTTTGGCCAACGATTTTTGTAAACAAGCCGGGGAGTGTGACCAGGCTAAGATAATTACAAATACCACGGATGgttgaaaacttaaataaacGCTACTTTTAAAAGTTGTTGTAGCCCTGGTAGCCCTGAcaattttaaggtttttataGGTTTTTCCTGTTATTTACAGATGATAGCTACGTGCTTTCAGCACTGTCACAACTTGTAAAGTACACGAAAAAGGCAACAAATTGATTTTCAAGTCCCACcgaattaatatattatttttgatatttcAGCTAATGCATCTAACGTTCACACTAATCCATCGGCTTGTTGCTTTTCGTTCCGCCGGCCGCCTGCACTTcatagtttaatttaattccaCCAATTAACAGACTGCATTCAAAATGTCGGAACAATGGGAGGTGGTCTCCAAGTCGCGCAAGCAAAAGAATCTGGACAAGAAGGTGATCGCCCACACGGAGCAGAAGCGGATTGCGGCCCAGCTGCCCAAGCTGGAGGAGTTGTGTAGGAATTTCGAACAGAGTGCACCTGGCATTGCGATTACAAATTTTCCCTTTTCTTATCCACAGTGCCAACTCAGCGATATCGCAATCTGTTCGGttccagcagcaacaacaacaacaagtccCATTCCCCCGCGAAATCCAGTTCAAGTGCCTCGTCTTCCTCTAAGACCAACAAATCGCCAGTTAAGAAGAACCCCGTGAAGAATGCGGGTGCGTCGTCGACTCAGAAAAAGTCCACGTCGTCGTCCGTGGGAAAGCCAAAAACCCTGGAGCTGGCGTTGAAGAGCATCACCCGGGATGATTTCGCCGCTCAACTGGAGCAGGTGAAGCTCAGTTGTCCTGGTTCCGAGTTGCGCTGGCTTAGTCATGTAGGTCATTCCACGAGATTCCTACAGATCCAGTTAACTATTTTTTTGCTCCCCCTAGATTGCTCTGTACTTGAATGGCGCCCTGTCCTACGACTGCGATCCCATCTTCTCCGGCCGCTCGGCTCAGTACCCCAGTGTCTTGGCCAGTGCCTCGCTTAAGTATTCTGTTGTGGAGTTTCTGGGGAGCGTGGGCGAGCAAAACCTGGAGTACTTCTTCTACTCCCTGCTGGACAGCATGGCCACGGATCTGAATAACAACCAGACAGTGGCCGGTTACAAGCTGGTCCTCCAGTTGATCGGTCAGAACTGGCCGAGCATTTGCTCCAGGAACCTGGCCAAGACTGCGCTGCTGCGGAATTCCTACCAGAACCGTAGCAACATCTGCCTGAGCATCCTGTGGGCCATTGGTCAGGGCGGCTACCAGTCGCTGAACGAGGGCGTCAGGGTGTGGCAGAACCTGATGCTGCCCAACCTGGAGCTCAAGCAGTACACCAAGTTCGTGGTGGAGTACATGGAGCGGGCTCTAAGTGCAGCAGCTGCCAGAAAGCCGGTGGATTCGTTGCAGCTCAACCAGCAGGAGTTCTTTGCCACCTACAATGCGCTCAATGCGACCTACAACAATCTGCCCAAGGAGTGGCAGCAAAGTCTGAAACGAAGTGCGCGCTTGTTACTTGTAAGGCCCACATGCCTAGAATCGACCATAGTTTTCTGATTCTTTTCTCCTGTATTTATAGCAACACTATATTGACAGTCCCGTGAAGCATGCCAATATATTCCTGACACTCTTCCGCGAAATAAGCGCCAACTCCAAGCAGAATAACGAGATCGAAGGCTGTATTAGTTGCCTGCTCAGCAGCGGCAGAGATGATTGCCTCAGGGTGTGGCGGATGAACTACAAAAAGCAACAGTTGCCAAGTCTATTGCTACTGAAAGCTATAGGTAAGATCTAAGCGCTTTTAATTGTATTGAACATTGGAAAAAcattgaaaaatgttcatttaaatgaaattttactTATAACACAAACATTGGCTTTCAACCCGCCTTAGACGACAATTGGACAACGTCTACCCACGAATTGGCTACGTCGCCTGTATATCACACTTTTCTGCAAGATGTAGAAAATCTGAACGAAGAACTTCAGGCGGGCAAGCGCAAAGATGGCAACTTAGAAAGCTTAAAAGAAGTATTGCTGGTAAGTAcggtttaaatatatatttatgtatcgCATATTTTGTAACGTAAGTCGCTGTGATCCCaactataaaatatttcgtttttgaaatatcacttttaataatttggATACATCTTTTTTATAACGAATATGAgcatttattaataaatttcgGTTAAAAAACGAGTAAAATTTCGCGAAATTGAAATCTGGAACGGAGTGGATAGATTTAAATGTTTCGCGCATTTTATTACACATCTGGGCACACTGTTAGGCTCTCTATCGCTGGTGATGGACATTTCCATTTCCTAGTCTGGTCACATCGCTCTCGTGAAAAAAAACGAAGGTATAAGTTTGTTCAACTGACAACCAATAGTGAATAATTAATTGCAATCGGTGCTAAAAAGAATGACTTGGGCTAATTAAGCACTGCAGCTGGTGCAAGAACTACCTATTAGGCAGAAAACCCCCAAGGATTAGCTGATAACCAAACGAAAGTTCAGAGGGGACGCTGCCAACGCGACGTCGCTGCGAGAAAGAGACGGAAAAGGCTAGCCGGCGTTCGCCCGTAATTTCTCTCAATTTCAACTGGCTTTTTATCGAGAGTGAGCATAAATTAATGGTCCGCACCTTAATTATCGCGTTGTCGCtccagttgttgttgttatttagGCAGTGCAAAGTGCGTTTCGGCCTTAGGTGTGTGCGTGTCATCATTAACGGTTGTGTATGCGTGCGCCCCTCTGCACCCGTATTGGTATTGGTGGCAGCTATAACTGCACTTTTCCCATAGCGTTGCCATGCGGGTTCCAGTTGCCGCTAAATTTCTCCGAGCGGACGTGTTGCTTTCGAAAAGAGAGATTAGGGCATCATGGGATCATAAATCTCGATTTATCAGGCCACAAATTCTTATCAGCACGCCCAATTTTTTGGTGACCTGAAGCTTATTTGTATTTTCCTGTTGACTGATGTGTTCCAGCTGCGATTGGCTATCCGCCGCCCGCACCCCTCCCTCTCGCCGATTGTGCGCACTCTCGTCTTCTCCCCTCTTCTCTTCTCTTCCCACTCTCACTCTCACTGCACAGTGGTGCAGTTTGGCACTCTTACCTGAAATTCATCCAACGCCACGATTGCGAATACCGaggtcaaaaaaaaaaagaagaaagaaCGCTCCGGCCTTCCCAATTTAGGCTGCTTCAACACGTGGCATGACCACTGTGACCCTGATTCTCGCCGGCCTTCTCAATTCTTCTTCATTATGTACCTTTCTTTTACTCGGAAACGAAAACAAAGAAACTTTGAGGCCGTAGGTGGTAGTTCATCGAACTCTTTTGGACATACAAacttttagaaaatattttaggatgggccctcttttttttatttttctttttgcaCTCTTCACCCTAAAACCTCATTAAAAAGTAATATTAAAGTTCACAAAAGGCATAGTCAATCTCTCTCAAGATcaaaaataattcaaataataaaatatctataaaacattttcatctATAAATAATTCTGccaaaacttcaaaaaaattattttttaactagtAGCCTTAAAATGGCAAATGgttaaaagttataaaacgCCAGTTTATAAAGTTCTAAAAAAACGTACGCTGAATTAATACTAATATGAAGTATGcctattttaatttttagtatCTGGACAAATTTGTCCGAGTATACGTACTTACAACTTTTAATTATCCCCTCTCGCGGTTTTAGCTTATTCTCGCATCTTAGGTCATCGCGCTCTTATCCCGCAAAGCATTCCAACGCAATCTTTGTGGCAGTCGCAAAAAAAAGCTCGGTTTAAAAGCTCTCAAAGGCCCGTCATTCTTTTTAGCAACACAATTGCAATGATAAACACAATAATTAATTCAACTTCTCTTGTGAACAGCTGAAATAATCTAGAAATACTCGAAACTAAGTGAAATTAATTAGAAAATGGCTCAGGTTAAACCGAAAAGTAACAAACAGGGCGGCAAACCAGCGCCGGCCGCCAAAAAGGTAAACACAGCGACTGAATTAAAAAAGGCGACCAAATTAAATTCCCCCAGCTCGAAATTCTTATTGATTTTATGACTTTTGTACCTTAAAGAGCGTCCAGGAGAAGAGCAGCGCGCAGCAGAAGAAGAACAAACAGAATGCTGCGGCACAGAAAAAGAAATGCGGATGCTGCAAGTGGACGTTGGGCAGCATTTTCATCATCGCCCTGATTGCCGGAGCTCTGTACTACGACACCGAGGTCAACGGCAAGGGGGTGTTCGAGAAATCGGCCACCGGCAAGGTGCTGAAGAACGCCGGAGTGCTGCCGCATGTGCAGAAGACCTGGTACACGGTCATGGGTGCCGGAGCACGGGGCTACAAGTGGGCGGAGGTGAATGTCCCGCCGTACGCCGAACCGGCGATCAAGACCTCCGGCGACCTGTGGAAGCTGGCGAGGAATGCGGCCTGCAACGTTTACCAGAACGGCAAGGGGTACTTCGGCGCCAAGTGGCCAGTTGTGGCCAAATTCGTAAGTTGTCGATGTGAAGATGAGGTCATATCACGTTTGAGTATGCTCTCTCAAACCAGTTTTGAATTAATCTTTCTGTTACTTTGGGGCTCCTTTGTTAATATGCTTTCTAATTTGTAGATTGACCAATACGTGCCCAATTTGTCTGCCAAGATTGAAGCCTTTGCCGCGGGCGCTAGCGATTTTGCCGTCAGCAGCTACGAAAAGTCTGCCGTGCTGATCAAGGAAAAGGTGCTTGTGTAAGTTTGAGTGGCTGTTTTGTTTGAGAAAGCATCCCTTATAATTCTATCGTTTTATCAGTGGCCGTCTCTCGCCCGAGAACATCAATCTGGCGCTGAACCAGACGCGTAACGCCGCCCTGGAGTACTACAACCAGTTTCACAAAAAGGTCGACGCATACGCCAAGCTCAAATGATTCTAAGCGTCAGGCACGCTTACCTCTCTAAcagcaacatcatcagcagctgcagcagaaGAAAACACAAAACGCGTCATAGTAAATAGGAAGGAAACCCTAATTTTTCGCAATTAGTTAAAAAACCGGAAAATGTTCTACCAGTCGAAACTCAAGAAGCCATTCACATTCATCAACAACTTCTCGTCAAGTCTAATTAAGAAAAAGCAATACGAGCAAATCTTTGTGGATGCCGATAGTGTACACTAACAACTTAGTAAATTCAACCTCTATACTGATAAATTAGTTAAAAATCCGAAAAAATTTCTGTTGTACAACAtttgtttaaacatttttctcCAAGATgagaaaacattatttttaaatttgtttacaaCGGCTTGCGAGTTTTGTAAAAAGTTCTATCAACAAAATTTttgtaattgtaattatttaagTGCGTTTTTTTGTGGCGATGCGCGAAGTGTTAACTAAAGTATGTTAACTGAACTTAACAATTCCAACTGCATTTTGAAGGCAAACAAtagattcaaatatttttatacttttacTCATAGTTTCTTATTTTTGTGTGTGCATTTCTGTAGACTCCAATATTTGCATAAAAGCGCTATCCTTTCGATTCGATTTTAAATCTCATTTGTATATTTAATGGAATACACgattttgcataaataaaataaaattgaaagaaGTGAAGTACAGaatcaaaaatggtttttattAAAGCGCTGAACGGAACAGGAACTCATCGTTGCGCCGATAAACGAATTTGATCGAAACATCACTCCGAACCGGTGTGGTgcagatatttttaaaaaacgaaCCAAATTATTCGCAGGAACGCCGATTCATTTGGTAACTATTTTTTCAAATTCTGTTTGAAAAAAACcctttattttgtttttttttacttaaCAAGCATTCCATATTCTGGGGGATTGTCTGTATTAACTTAGTGTAGTTACTAAGGGAAATAACACTACAAGGTTGTTTATGCTGCCATTATTATATCACATATTGTTTTTGCCCTGGCTTAAACCAGCATATCGACGAACCGGTTCACAAGCCGGAACCTTATCAATCGTTTAGGCTCGAATCCAGTACCAACCCAAATCCAAAATGATTCGATATCGCCATCCAATCCCATTGTTGCGGATCCGACTAAGAATACGTGTTCATTATTAAACAAATTCTGGATCTTGAAATTGAATTGATGtaaattacaatatttgaTACAatgaaagaaatatttttcgaTATTTGCCCAGAAAAATTTCGTTCAGAAACGACATCACacttatattttgaaaatgtgtGTTCAGACGaaaacatttatataaattttggGTTTCTATCATAAAACTGTGGAACTTTATTtcgtaaaaatatataaaatttataaaaaaaaaaaaataaaatacgaaTACTCCAGGCGTGTTTACAATAAAATAAAGCGTTTCAGAGGAGTAAGGGATATTTCACATGACATCTTAGCATtgttttttaagtattttgtCAGCATGGTGCTTACAAGAAGTACAACTGGTTCTCCAATCCGGCTGAAGGTGCGCGGTTAATACTTTCGGCCACGAGGAATGCCAACTTGTGGGCGTACTGGCACACGGCGGGAACTCGGACAGCTCCCGAGTAATTGTAGTACATGTGGGTCATCTTGTAGGCGAGCATCTGCAGCTTGTCGGCGTTCAGTCCCATGTTGTCGGATATGACGTTGTAGCTGGTGGGCGACACCGTTCCTTGACGAACTGCCTGCGACACCAGATAGAAGTCATAACGCTCTGGTAAGGTGATTACATCATCGACCACTGTGCCCGGAAGTGGATTACGCTTGTTCACAAAGTAGCGCGAGTTGATGCGCTTGGACACGATGATAAATGCCAAGCGACAGCCCTCCTCCTTGCCTGCGGACTTGTAAATTTCGTCCAGCTTGGCCCTTAGGAACTTCACTTCGTTGTTTACAACCAGGTGGAGCTGGCCATCACCGACGCCGTCGCGGAAAAAAAGAATGCGCTCTGGCAAGGCACCGTGGTGATCCCGGTAGGCCTTTAGAGCCAACGTCATATTCAGCGACATCTGGTCGGATATCTCTTGGCCCTTCATGTGCTCAGTCACCGACGAGAAGAAACGGCACGATGTCCGCTGATCCATGGTAGCTACCAAAGCCCCATATgacttgtttttgtttttcgatGAGTGGCACACATCGAATCCGACAGTCATCAAGCCGCGAACTGGAAGCTCGATCATCCAAGGAGCACCCATCAATTTGGCGTTCATCTGGATAACCACCTTTGTGGCAATCGACATAAGGCCAGCAGACTTTTCCGGGCGAGGGGCAATTACCTTCAATGTCACCACCTGCGACGGCACTGGTCTGTCCACGCAGGTGCGTTTTTTGATGCAGCTATACCTGTTAAGCAATGGGAAAACAGTTAGAATTGGCTAAGcataatcttaaaa from Drosophila subpulchrella strain 33 F10 #4 breed RU33 chromosome 2L, RU_Dsub_v1.1 Primary Assembly, whole genome shotgun sequence includes:
- the LOC119546859 gene encoding transmembrane protein 214-A isoform X1, which translates into the protein MSEQWEVVSKSRKQKNLDKKVIAHTEQKRIAAQLPKLEELLPTQRYRNLFGSSSNNNNKSHSPAKSSSSASSSSKTNKSPVKKNPVKNAGASSTQKKSTSSSVGKPKTLELALKSITRDDFAAQLEQVKLSCPGSELRWLSHIALYLNGALSYDCDPIFSGRSAQYPSVLASASLKYSVVEFLGSVGEQNLEYFFYSLLDSMATDLNNNQTVAGYKLVLQLIGQNWPSICSRNLAKTALLRNSYQNRSNICLSILWAIGQGGYQSLNEGVRVWQNLMLPNLELKQYTKFVVEYMERALSAAAARKPVDSLQLNQQEFFATYNALNATYNNLPKEWQQSLKRSARLLLQHYIDSPVKHANIFLTLFREISANSKQNNEIEGCISCLLSSGRDDCLRVWRMNYKKQQLPSLLLLKAIDDNWTTSTHELATSPVYHTFLQDVENLNEELQAGKRKDGNLESLKEVLLSVQEKSSAQQKKNKQNAAAQKKKCGCCKWTLGSIFIIALIAGALYYDTEVNGKGVFEKSATGKVLKNAGVLPHVQKTWYTVMGAGARGYKWAEVNVPPYAEPAIKTSGDLWKLARNAACNVYQNGKGYFGAKWPVVAKFIDQYVPNLSAKIEAFAAGASDFAVSSYEKSAVLIKEKVLVGRLSPENINLALNQTRNAALEYYNQFHKKVDAYAKLK
- the LOC119546859 gene encoding uncharacterized protein LOC119546859 isoform X2 codes for the protein MAQVKPKSNKQGGKPAPAAKKSVQEKSSAQQKKNKQNAAAQKKKCGCCKWTLGSIFIIALIAGALYYDTEVNGKGVFEKSATGKVLKNAGVLPHVQKTWYTVMGAGARGYKWAEVNVPPYAEPAIKTSGDLWKLARNAACNVYQNGKGYFGAKWPVVAKFIDQYVPNLSAKIEAFAAGASDFAVSSYEKSAVLIKEKVLVGRLSPENINLALNQTRNAALEYYNQFHKKVDAYAKLK